In Fimbriiglobus ruber, a genomic segment contains:
- a CDS encoding adenylate kinase family protein yields the protein MRVVLIGPPGSGKGTQAGLLGARLNLTSVGTGEILRAAVRQNTPIGQAVGPLINQGLLAPDSVVNDLVAELFRGAQRPDNFVTDGYPRTLAQAVAFDALLRQQFLQLDAVVNLAIGDDEVVRRIGNRRSCPNPTCGASYNLLTRPPKKAGICERCGAALVLREDDREETVRRRLNEFHRCTDSLLEHYDRQGLLRTVSALDPAETTFANIVRSTGVK from the coding sequence ATGCGCGTGGTTTTGATCGGGCCGCCGGGCAGTGGCAAGGGGACGCAAGCCGGGTTATTGGGTGCGCGGCTCAATTTGACGTCCGTCGGGACGGGCGAGATCCTCCGCGCGGCGGTCCGCCAGAACACCCCGATCGGCCAAGCGGTCGGCCCGCTCATCAACCAGGGACTTCTCGCCCCCGATTCGGTCGTCAACGATTTGGTGGCGGAGTTGTTCCGCGGGGCGCAGCGGCCGGACAATTTCGTGACGGACGGCTACCCCCGCACGCTGGCCCAGGCGGTGGCGTTCGACGCCCTCTTGCGGCAGCAGTTTCTTCAGCTCGACGCGGTCGTCAACCTGGCTATCGGTGACGACGAGGTGGTCCGCCGCATCGGCAACCGCCGGTCGTGCCCGAACCCGACCTGTGGTGCGTCGTATAATCTCCTGACGCGCCCGCCCAAGAAGGCTGGTATCTGTGAGCGGTGCGGGGCGGCCCTGGTACTCCGGGAAGACGACCGGGAAGAAACGGTCCGTCGGCGGCTAAACGAGTTCCACAGGTGTACCGACTCGCTGCTGGAACACTACGACCGTCAGGGGTTGCTCCGCACGGTTTCCGCCCTCGACCCGGCGGAGACGACTTTCGCGAACATCGTGAGATCGACCGGCGTTAAGTGA
- the secY gene encoding preprotein translocase subunit SecY produces the protein MLAQLLTIFKIPELRRKIFITLLFLAAYRVGYYIPLPMIDQVQMQEKMSNAAGGALGRVLGFVSLFSGGNLSNACIFALGIMPYISASIIMQLLASGVIPSLERLRKEGQSGQKKINEYTRYLTVPICLVQGLMVTQWLMRPDGGDRGGNGMGLAIAGYGDYGYLYFFGAAAVIIMTAGCLFLMWLGEQIDEYGIGNGISLIIMAGIVARIPDAFSSLMFVPGTSDFKPSLLTLGSDTGDTSLDKLVVLGCLFVSVVVAVIAITKAQRRIPTQSAKHIRGRRTFGGTRQFLPMKVNASGVMPVIFASTLLILPGFLFNAIASLAPDATWAATAGALFQRGSGWLYNVLYVALIYLFCYFWVAITFNPKEIADNLKDYGSFIPGYRPGKSTADYLERVLMRVTYVGAAFLAVIAIIPTIISTELNVSFQVAAYFGGTGLLIVISVALDLVQKINSHLVMRNYQGLTDE, from the coding sequence ATGCTCGCACAACTCCTCACGATCTTCAAAATTCCCGAGCTGCGGCGGAAGATCTTCATCACGCTGCTGTTCCTGGCAGCGTACCGGGTCGGGTACTACATCCCGCTCCCGATGATCGACCAGGTCCAGATGCAGGAGAAGATGAGCAACGCCGCCGGCGGCGCGCTCGGCCGGGTACTCGGGTTCGTCTCGCTCTTCTCGGGCGGGAACCTGAGCAACGCCTGCATATTCGCCCTCGGCATTATGCCGTACATCTCGGCCTCGATCATCATGCAGTTGCTCGCGTCCGGGGTCATCCCGTCGCTGGAGCGGCTGCGCAAGGAGGGCCAGTCGGGGCAGAAGAAGATCAACGAGTACACGCGGTACCTGACCGTCCCGATCTGTCTCGTGCAAGGGCTGATGGTGACGCAGTGGCTGATGCGGCCCGACGGGGGGGACCGCGGCGGGAACGGGATGGGCCTCGCCATCGCCGGCTACGGAGACTACGGGTATCTGTACTTCTTCGGGGCCGCGGCCGTCATCATCATGACCGCCGGGTGCCTCTTCCTGATGTGGCTCGGCGAGCAGATCGACGAGTACGGCATCGGGAACGGGATCAGCCTGATCATCATGGCCGGGATCGTCGCCCGCATACCGGACGCCTTCAGCTCACTCATGTTCGTCCCCGGGACCAGCGACTTCAAGCCCTCGTTGTTGACCCTCGGTAGCGACACCGGCGACACCAGCCTGGACAAATTGGTCGTCCTCGGCTGCCTGTTCGTGAGCGTGGTGGTCGCGGTCATCGCGATCACCAAGGCCCAGCGGCGGATTCCGACGCAGTCCGCGAAGCACATCCGCGGCCGCCGGACGTTCGGGGGAACCCGCCAGTTCCTGCCGATGAAGGTCAACGCCTCGGGCGTGATGCCGGTCATCTTCGCGAGTACGCTGCTGATCCTGCCCGGGTTCCTGTTCAACGCGATCGCGAGCCTGGCCCCGGACGCCACTTGGGCGGCGACCGCCGGTGCCCTGTTCCAGCGCGGCAGCGGGTGGCTCTACAACGTGCTGTACGTCGCGCTGATCTACCTGTTCTGCTACTTCTGGGTGGCCATCACGTTCAACCCGAAGGAAATCGCGGACAACCTGAAAGACTACGGGAGCTTCATCCCCGGGTACCGGCCGGGCAAGTCGACCGCCGACTACCTAGAACGGGTACTCATGCGGGTGACGTACGTGGGGGCCGCGTTCCTGGCCGTGATCGCGATCATCCCGACGATCATCTCGACCGAACTCAACGTCTCGTTCCAGGTGGCCGCGTACTTCGGCGGGACCGGGTTGTTGATCGTCATCAGCGTGGCCCTGGACCTCGTGCAGAAGATCAACAGTCACCTCGTCATGCGGAACTACCAGGGGCTGACGGACGAGTGA
- the rplO gene encoding 50S ribosomal protein L15, with translation MDLTEVSTGIKKRKLKKRVGRGIGSGHGKTASRGHKGQYSSAGAGLPGALFTGGQTPIHRRFPKRGFSNATFSKNFAIVNVGDLSAFDDGAVVDAESLRAKRIVNGSHDGIRVLGNGELTKKITVKADHFSASAKQKIEAKGGTCDVLPQPKPPVRSKMGQGKNSAKKKPQ, from the coding sequence ATGGACCTGACCGAAGTTTCGACCGGCATTAAAAAGCGGAAGCTCAAAAAGCGTGTCGGCCGCGGGATCGGGTCCGGGCACGGCAAGACCGCCAGCCGCGGGCACAAGGGCCAGTACAGCAGCGCGGGGGCCGGTCTGCCCGGCGCGCTGTTCACCGGCGGCCAGACCCCGATCCACCGGCGGTTCCCGAAGCGCGGGTTCTCGAACGCGACGTTCTCCAAGAACTTCGCGATCGTGAACGTCGGCGACCTCAGCGCCTTCGACGACGGGGCGGTCGTGGACGCGGAATCCCTCCGGGCCAAGCGGATCGTGAACGGCTCGCACGACGGCATCCGCGTCCTCGGCAACGGCGAACTGACGAAGAAGATCACGGTCAAGGCCGACCACTTCAGTGCGTCGGCCAAGCAGAAGATCGAGGCCAAGGGCGGGACGTGTGACGTTCTCCCGCAGCCGAAGCCGCCGGTCCGGTCCAAGATGGGCCAGGGGAAGAACTCGGCCAAGAAGAAGCCCCAGTGA
- the rpsE gene encoding 30S ribosomal protein S5, which yields MARERGGDRGDRDSRDQGMVDFVVRISRSACVVKGGRRFSFNALVVVGDKTGKVSFGYGKANEVPPAVEKAIKEGEQSARRTKKIQLRGTTIPHRVIGRYGASKVVMVPAGPGTGVKAGPGVREVLQAAGIQNILTKTHGSTNPINLVKATIDGLQKLRTREEVARLRGVAI from the coding sequence ATGGCACGAGAACGGGGAGGCGACCGCGGGGACCGCGATTCGCGCGACCAGGGGATGGTCGATTTCGTGGTCCGAATCAGCCGCAGCGCCTGCGTCGTGAAGGGCGGGCGCCGGTTCAGCTTCAACGCGCTCGTCGTCGTCGGCGACAAGACCGGGAAGGTCTCCTTCGGGTACGGCAAGGCGAACGAAGTTCCGCCGGCCGTCGAGAAGGCGATCAAGGAAGGCGAGCAGAGCGCCCGCCGGACCAAGAAAATCCAGCTCCGCGGCACCACGATCCCGCACCGGGTCATCGGCCGGTACGGCGCGAGCAAGGTCGTCATGGTCCCGGCCGGTCCGGGGACCGGGGTGAAGGCCGGCCCGGGGGTCCGTGAGGTACTCCAGGCCGCCGGCATTCAAAACATCCTGACCAAGACGCACGGCAGCACGAACCCGATTAACCTCGTGAAAGCCACCATCGACGGGCTGCAGAAACTGCGGACCCGCGAGGAAGTGGCTCGGCTCCGGGGAGTGGCGATCTAA